In a single window of the Syntrophorhabdaceae bacterium genome:
- a CDS encoding GerMN domain-containing protein, producing MRRKKQDIYIEGKPRGHARPVRTPYIIALAVIAVAAAGFFAFKYVKVPHPPKTVIVEETGKLKIYVPSLPGKLELKSLPIKTTLTDKETADEIILGLKNGKVLPDTLSLTEFASDTDGTLILNFTPDIALLKLDPLMEIQTVYAIVNSFLANFTKAKNVQLLAGGQALSTISGTVYTYKPMEFNSHILED from the coding sequence ATGAGAAGGAAGAAACAGGACATCTATATCGAAGGGAAACCTCGCGGCCACGCAAGGCCCGTCCGGACTCCCTATATCATCGCACTCGCTGTCATTGCCGTCGCGGCGGCGGGGTTCTTTGCATTCAAATATGTAAAGGTGCCCCACCCCCCCAAAACTGTCATCGTCGAGGAAACAGGCAAACTGAAGATCTACGTCCCATCCCTGCCGGGAAAACTGGAGCTGAAAAGCCTCCCCATCAAAACCACCCTGACGGACAAGGAAACAGCCGACGAGATCATACTGGGGCTGAAGAACGGCAAGGTGCTTCCCGATACCCTCTCCCTTACCGAGTTTGCATCCGATACAGACGGGACCCTGATACTCAATTTCACGCCCGACATAGCCCTCCTGAAGCTCGATCCCTTGATGGAGATACAGACGGTCTATGCCATAGTCAATTCCTTTCTGGCAAACTTCACAAAGGCGAAGAACGTGCAGCTCCTGGCCGGAGGCCAGGCCCTCTCCACCATCAGCGGCACCGTTTATACCTATAAACCCATGGAATTCAACTCTCACATCCTGGAGGATTAA
- a CDS encoding cysteine hydrolase: MKPAIIIIDMLEGNYSKPLQGIKEEEKIVPVVRDFLKTARTLGIPVIFACDSFMENDFIFKGRMKPHAIRGTQGTKPLSELEPEASDIILDKRRFSAFFKTDLDQTLRTLGVDTVAVGGINTHFCVLATAFDAVCNDFATIILEDMSAAFKREIHENFLDAFRKSAIYPIFRIMTSGNLIEEYKRETR; this comes from the coding sequence ATGAAACCAGCCATTATCATTATCGACATGCTCGAAGGAAACTACAGCAAGCCCCTCCAGGGTATCAAGGAGGAAGAGAAGATCGTTCCCGTCGTGAGGGACTTCCTCAAAACAGCCCGCACGCTTGGCATCCCCGTGATCTTTGCCTGCGACAGTTTCATGGAGAATGATTTCATTTTCAAGGGCCGCATGAAACCCCACGCCATCCGGGGAACACAGGGGACAAAACCCCTTTCCGAACTGGAGCCCGAAGCGTCCGACATCATCCTCGACAAGCGCCGCTTCAGCGCTTTTTTCAAGACCGATCTGGACCAGACGCTGAGGACACTCGGCGTCGACACGGTGGCAGTAGGCGGGATCAATACGCATTTCTGCGTCCTCGCAACCGCTTTCGATGCCGTATGCAACGACTTTGCCACCATTATCCTCGAAGACATGAGCGCCGCCTTCAAGAGAGAGATCCACGAAAACTTCCTTGACGCCTTCCGCAAATCCGCCATCTATCCCATCTTCCGCATCATGACATCGGGCAATCTCATTGAGGAGTACAAACGAGAAACAAGATGA
- a CDS encoding TatD family hydrolase encodes MFVDSHCHLEMEDFHKDLEQVVKDCVDEGLEYILTVGTEESYFGRVRELIDRYPFIYGAIGIHPHNAKDFDDRVEGVIRQAARHPKIVGYGEVGLDLFKNHSPREVQKRVFVRQLALAQELGLPIIVHSREAKKETLDILKSEYPGGYGVIHCYSYDLAAAKEFLDMGFFISIPGTVTYKTAGGLRDVVRFIPADRLLAETDAPFLTPVPHRGKRNVPAYVKITIEAIARERRMEAGELAALMRDNFVTLFLKDPQKDRS; translated from the coding sequence ATGTTTGTTGATTCCCACTGTCATCTTGAAATGGAAGACTTCCACAAGGATCTGGAACAGGTTGTGAAGGATTGTGTTGATGAAGGGCTTGAATATATCCTCACCGTGGGGACGGAAGAATCCTATTTCGGCAGGGTAAGGGAGCTTATCGACCGGTATCCCTTCATCTACGGGGCCATCGGCATTCATCCTCATAACGCGAAGGATTTCGATGACAGGGTCGAGGGTGTCATCCGGCAGGCGGCACGGCATCCGAAGATCGTCGGGTATGGGGAGGTCGGTCTCGACCTCTTCAAGAATCACTCTCCCCGGGAGGTCCAGAAAAGGGTCTTTGTGAGGCAGCTCGCGCTGGCGCAGGAACTGGGCCTGCCCATCATAGTCCATTCCCGGGAGGCGAAAAAGGAGACTCTTGACATCCTTAAAAGCGAGTATCCCGGCGGATACGGTGTGATCCACTGTTATTCATATGATCTTGCAGCGGCGAAGGAGTTCCTCGACATGGGATTTTTCATCTCCATTCCCGGAACCGTCACATACAAAACGGCCGGAGGCCTCAGGGACGTGGTGCGGTTCATCCCGGCTGATCGGCTCCTGGCTGAGACTGACGCGCCTTTCCTGACCCCCGTGCCCCATCGCGGGAAACGAAACGTCCCCGCCTACGTGAAAATAACCATCGAGGCCATCGCAAGGGAGCGCCGCATGGAGGCCGGGGAACTGGCCGCGCTCATGCGCGATAACTTCGTCACCTTATTCCTCAAGGACCCACAAAAGGACAGATCATGA